In the genome of Aspergillus flavus chromosome 8, complete sequence, one region contains:
- a CDS encoding glycogen synthase (unnamed protein product), whose protein sequence is MFLTVMQRSAILILSLLSATALSWPYTESLVDYNLNENKTAEAPIDYWGEWPDHEYHPSPDNWRFPIYTIFLDRIANGDPKNDDINGTAFEHVVGSNQMRHGGDLVGLIDTLDYIRGMGFKGIYFAGTYLMNLPWAYDGYSPVDTTLLDMHHGTLEDWRRTITEIHKRDMYVIVDNTLATMSNLIGFKGHLNDSADFRADEYEVQWISDRQYADFKFGNEYNETCNFPKFWNETGYPLTSGGVEELKGCYNSDFDQFGELEAFGNFPDWKRQLTKFASVQDRLREWHKPIRDVITKHSCIQIASLDIDGFRFDKAVQTTLEPLSEITAVYRECAKKYGKHNFFLPGEITSGNTFGSLYLGRGRQPDQQPESADAGVKLKNSSDGYFLRDDGYQALDSAAFHYTIYRSMTRFLGMDGNLVAGFDLPTDFIEAWNGMLVSNDFLNAYTGEVDPRHMFGVSNQDNFRWPAIVNGTEKYLLGLYIVTLELPGIPLILWGEEQAMYVFESTASNYLFGRQPMTYQTAWWTHGCMTLNTSKFYDFPNEKGLHGCEDITVTYDQRNPAHPLRNIMKRMFEIREQYPVANDGFYLQTLSQLTKDVYLPGSTDTPTVTGLWSVLRSYFPGVQKEASKNSQNLWLVYHNANKTETYGGDCKKKDTALLSPFKSGTKLKNLFYPYDELTLEDGPGEIAVHNSTESYGCIRSMKLLPWEYRAYIEAENFVEPGPTVTEFVPGHDARLLSTDDSGQTVDIQLGYSKEMDCDKIADAISLNSTTVKGVTASLDTSSVSCNKISPRTSSDNFVGEVPTVWTWSAKLKNVHHGIHQLTVKNVSTTSGVHTDAVDQFLFRVGSQNNPLLSPLSNYSTSLVQKSDNGSFYIQHDAAGADKFRYSTDFGLNWSNWTTYTGDNTLVDFPEWTGTDAQKWKGTHIRVQYFSRLTGSSDYIQEGDHGWEKGVARRFPNLFWNGPFNQYGYDAGLDNKMRYDTKDHRWKYDFVYEWPAIGQMSVWGMLKDGRPDVTEVYGDVDNSSVVQKLPPSYLSSNVINITKLPPFPHLGWTITLNDANLRYEMLPVGSGWAQLVLYILLWVLPILMGFAGIFIFIRTFYRVKLNTDGDVAKEDKLPLLFWRRVREKFSGDDESDKSISDKDIPTDIAIAGAPEQRRTVLIATMEYNIEDWKVKVKIGGLGVMAQLMSQHLKHQNLIWVVPCVGDIEYPQDTPSEPFVVTILDKPYFINVQYHIVDNITYVLLDAPVFRQQTKAEPYPPRMDDLDSAIYYSAWNQCIAETIKRFPSIDLYHINDFHGCLAPLYLLPTRTIPVCLSLHNAEFQGLWPLRNPQEKKEVCSVFNLPIETATKYSQFGNVFNLLHTGASYVRFYQRGFGAVGVSKKYGKRSWARYPIFWSLEKIGSLPNPDPSDTGDMTNNADAEVPIQSYEERINDKLQAQKWAGLNEDRDADLLVFVGRWSKQKGVDLIADVMPAILSARPHVQLICVGPIVDLYGRLAATKLERIMEMFPGRVFSKPEFTVLPPYVFSGADFALIPSRDEPFGLVAVEFGRKGALGIGSRIGGLGQMPGWWYTVESDATRHLLHQLKTAIKQALDSSQDAREEMRANSVRQHFPVLEWIQKLEALQRTAIQIHHTKNKNTVTGPMPESQNYWETQSVRMSTLGLPGPTQSMTEGLDTPPGRLLTPGQSRFAELQLEGADGNRNSSLGRKLSLGRRSGPGQDRKRPGKSPPRESQILGEDLEGENTDAEEEGTTTPQVNYISPEEAMAAVNNTLGTQDIGMAHTNNSTHSLAGPQGSTYMSVPGSPNNMSRASSPMPGTPGLPQYPFQFALGSGGNTPFTHSRNVSMLSLPSVVADHNQPVFELQKVDPTFTDSTRHFTRRFEEILNNLNKKNSMTDCCIETYLMKSERKFYDMYNDAQLKKQPDDRAVSDSNSDTQDNRASYATVTGGSDSNDPDEIDLWLSRLGYKRPIAIQRFMRRRLGKWPVYALFLGLGQIIATNSAQMTLLVGQVGETATKLYIIATIYCISSICWWLLFYRFPSVIVLTLPWFIYCMAFIIIGVSPFALTSLGRAWAQNVAAGVYSAASSSGSLFFALNFGDQGAVPIKDWMFRASLIQGIQQLYTVALWYWSSKVTEAEVGGVSTAALSSWRLTAVVMPIAAVCFIVGVLLALGLPKYYRQSPGRILFFYTSLFRRRIVLWFFFMVIVQNWFLSAAFGRNWSFLWSSQHAKAWEVVILVIFFFVVLWVIILIIFRALSKEHSWILPVFGLSLGAPRWAQTWWGTSNIGYYLPWAGSLTSGALVSRCVWLWLGVLDEIQQVGLGMILLQTLTRVHVCFVLLAAQALGSIATICARGFAPNKLGPAGISPNVGTSLDTVGNAWFWIALFFQLLASWGFLLFYRREQLNRP, encoded by the exons CCGCCTTTGAGCATGTGGTTGGCTCGAATCAAATGCGCCACGGGGGCGATTTGGTTGGTCTAATTGATACGCTGGATTATATTAGGGGCATGGGTTTCAAG GGCATTTACTTCGCTGGAACGTACTTGATGAACCTTCCCTGGGCCTACGATGGCTACTCACCGGTTGATACCACTTTACTCGACATGCACCATGGCACACTCGAGGATTGGAGACGGACCATCACTGAGATCCACAAACGAGATATGTATGTGATCGTGGATAATACACTGGCAAC AATGAGCAACCTTATTGGTTTCAAAGGACATCTCAACGATTCAGCCGATTTTCGAGCAGATGAATATGAAGTGCAGTGGATCTCAGATAGACAATACGCGGACTTCAAATTCGGAAATGAGTACAACGAGACCTGCAACTTCCCGAAGTTTTGGAATGAGACTGGGTATCCGTTGACATCAGGTGGTGTTGAGGAGCTGAAAGGGTGCTATAATAGCGATTTCGATCAATTTGGAGAGCTGGAGGCGTTCGGTAACTTTCCAGACTGGAAGCGCCAGCTTACCAAGTTCGCCTCGGTGCAAGATCGTCTGCGTGAATGGCACAAGCCTATTCGTGATGTCATCACTAAGCATTCTTGCATTCAGATCGCTAGTCTAGATATCGATGGTTTCCGTTTCGATAAAGCCGTTCAGACAACCCTCGAGCCCCTAAGTGAAATAACAGCCGTCTACCGTGAGTGTGCGAAGAAATATGGCAAGCATAACTTTTTCCTTCCCGGTGAGATCACATCAGGAAATACCTTTGGCAGTCTTTACCTTGGACGCGGTCGTCAGCCAGATCAGCAGCCTGAATCTGCAGATGCTGGTGTTAAGTTGAAGAATAGTTCGGACGGATATTTTCTCAGAGACGATGGATACCAGGCGTTGGACTCAGCCGCGTTTCACTACACGATCTACCGTTCGATGACTCGTTTCCTGGGAATGGATGGTAATCTAGTGGCTGGCTTTGACTTGCCTACTGATTTTATCGAGGCCTGGAATGGGATGCTCGTCAGCAACGACTTCCTCAATGCATACACGGGTGAAGTAGACCCGAGGCACATGTTTGGTGTCTCAAACCAGGACAACTTTCGCTGGCCAGCAATCGTAAATGGCACCGAGAAATATCTTCTGGGTCTTTATATCGTCACCTTGGAGCTCCCTGGAATTCCTCTGATCCTATGGGGCGAAGAGCAGGCGATGTATGTTTTTGAATCTACTGCTTCTAACTACCTGTTCGGCCGGCAGCCAATGACGTATCAGACTGCATGGTGGACACATGGATGCATGACTTTGAATACATCCAAATTCTACGATTTCCCTAATGAGAAGGGACTACACGGCTGCGAGGATATCACCGTTACGTATGATCAGCGGAATCCGGCACACCCTCTGCGCAATATCATGAAGCGCATGTTCGAAATTCGGGAGCAGTATCCGGTAGCAAATGATGGGTTTTATCTTCAAACGCTTTCTCAGCTGACAAAGGATGTGTACCTTCCTGGTTCAACGGACACGCCGACTGTGACTGGTCTATGGTCGGTTCTGCGGAGCTACTTCCCAGGCGTCCAGAAGGAGGCAAGCAAGAACAGTCAGAACCTTTGGCTTGTGTATCATAATGCTAACAAAACTGAAACCTACGGTGGTGactgcaaaaagaaagataccGCCTTGCTGTCGCCTTTCAAGTCGGGAACTAAGCTGAAGAATCTCTTCTATCCGTACGATGAGCTCACTTTAGAAGATGGTCCGGGCGAAATCGCAGTCCACAATAGCACTGAGAGCTATGGATGCATCCGCAGTATGAAATTGCTTCCATGGGAATACCGTGCCTACATAGAGGCCGAGAACTTCGTTGAGCCCGGCCCTACTGTTACTGAGTTCGTTCCTGGCCACGACGCCCGATTGTTGTCTACGGATGACAGTGGCCAAACTGTCGACATCCAGCTCGGATATTCAAAAGAGATGGACTGTGACAAGATCGCCGATGCCATCTCTTTGAACTCAACGACAGTGAAGGGAGTTACAGCTTCCCTTGACACATCTAGCGTGTCTTGCAACAAAATCTCCCCAAGGACAAGCAGTGATAACTTTGTTGGGGAGGTTCCAACCGTTTGGACATGGTCTGCCAAGCTGAAAAATGTCCACCACGGAATCCATCAGCTGACAGTTAAGAACGTTTCCACGACGTCTGGAGTTCATACCGATGCGGTTGACCAGTTCTTATTCCGTGTCGGAAGTCAAAACAATCCCCTTTTATCCCCACTGTCCAATTATTCCACCAGTCTTGTGCAGAAATCCGACAACGGCAGCTTCTATATCCAGCATGACGCCGCTGGTGCTGATAAATTTCGCTACTCGACTGATTTTGGCCTTAACTGGTCCAACTGGACAACGTATACCGGTGACAACACCCTAGTCGACTTCCCAGAGTGGACCGGAACAGACGCTCAGAAGTGGAAGGGAACTCATATTCGCGTACAGTACTTTTCAAGGCTCACCGGCAGTAGTGATTACATTCAGGAAGGTGATCATGGCTGGGAAAAAGGTGTTGCTCGAAGATTTCCTAACCTCTTTTGGAACGGTCCGTTCAATCAATATGGTTACGATGCGGGACTGGATAACAAGATGAGATACGATACCAAGGATCATCGTTGGAAGTACGATTTTGTCTACGAGTGGCCGGCCATTGGACAAATGAGTGTCTGGGGAATGTTAAAGGATGGGCGGCCCGACGTTACAGAGGTGTATGGTGATGTCGACAACTCATCTGTAGTTCAGAAACTTCCTCCGTCTTACCTATCGTCCAACGTGATCAATATCACAAAGCTGCCTCCATTCCCGCACCTCGGCTGGACCATCACGCTCAATGACGCCAACTTGAGATATGAGATGCTTCCGGTCGGATCTGGATGGGCCCAGCTCGTGTTATACATTCTTCTCTGGGTGCTTCCAATTCTCATGGGATTTGCTggtatcttcatcttcatcaggaCATTCTACCGTGTTAAACTCAATACCGATGGCGATGTGGCCAAAGAAGATAAGCTACCGCTCCTGTTTTGGCGGAGGGTCAGAGAAAAGTTCTCCGGCGACGACGAGTCGGATAAGTCGATATCAGATAAGGATATACCGACAGACATTGCTATCGCGGGAGCCCCTGAGCAACGTCGTACAGTATTGATCGCCACCATGGAATACAACATCGAAGACTGGAAGGTCAAGGTCAAGATCGGCGGTCTAGGCGTCATGGCACAACTCATGTCTCAGCATCTGAAGCATCAAAACTTGATCTGGGTTGTTCCTTGCGTTGGTGACATTGAATATCCTCAGGACACGCCATCCGAGCCTTTCGTGGTCACTATCCTGGACAAGCCATATTTTATCAATGTGCAATATCATATAGTTGATAACATCACCTATGTCCTGCTCGACGCTCCAGTTTTCCGCCAACAGACCAAAGCAGagccatatcctcctcgcatggatgatcttgacaGTGCAATCTACTATTCGGCATGGAACCAATGTATCGCAGAGACGATCAAACGATTCCCGTCAATCGATCTCTATCATATCAACGATTTCCATGGTTGTTTAGCACCACTGTATTTGCTTCCCACGCGTACCATCCCGGTGTGCCTGTCCTTACATAATGCTGAATTCCAGGGTCTTTGGCCCCTGAGAAACccccaggaaaagaaggaagtcTGTTCGGTCTTCAACCTTCCCATCGAAACTGCAACCAAGTACAGTCAATTTGGAAACgtcttcaaccttcttcacACTGGTGCGAGCTATGTGCGATTCTACCAACGCGGTTTCGGCGCAGTAGGTGTGTCCAAAAAGTATGGAAAGCGCTCATGGGCTAGATACCCGATTTTCTGGAGTCTTGAAAAGATTGGCAGTCTTCCAAACCCAGACCCCTCCGACACAGGGGACATGACAAATAACGCAGACGCCGAGGTTCCAATCCAGTCCTACGAAGAACGAATCAATGATAAGCTACAGGCCCAGAAGTGGGCTGGTTTGAATGAAGATCGTGATGCTGACCTACTTGTGTTCGTCGGGCGATGGTCGAAGCAGAAGGGAGTGGATTTGATTGCAGATGTCATGCCAGCGATATTATCCGCCAGACCCCACGTGCAATTGATCTGCGTTGGACCTATCGTTGATCTCTATGGTAGACTGGCTGCTACAAAGCTAGAGCGCATCATGGAAATGTTCCCTGGTCGCGTCTTCTCTAAGCCAGAGTTCACCGTTTTGCCTCCATACGTATTTTCTGGTGCCGACTTCGCTCTGATTCCCTCCAGAGACGAACCATTTGGGTTAGTCGCTGTAGAGTTCGGCCGTAAGGGTGCACTGGGAATCGGTTCTCGCATCGGAGGTTTAGGCCAGATGCCAGGTTGGTGGTACACCGTGGAATCCGACGCAACCCGCCATCTTCTGCATCAGTTGAAGACCGCTATCAAACAAGCGTTGGACTCATCACAGGACGCTCGTGAGGAGATGCGCGCCAATTCCGTCAGGCAACATTTCCCCGTTCTTGAATGGATTCAGAAACTCGAAGCCTTGCAACGAACAGCGATCCAAATCCATCAcaccaagaacaagaacaccgTGACAGGCCCGATGCCAGAGTCGCAGAACTATTGGGAGACTCAAAGCGTACGAATGTCTACGCTGGGCCTTCCAGGACCTACCCAGTCAATGACAGAGGGTTTGGATACACCGCCAGGAAGGCTTTTGACGCCCGGCCAGTCTCGATTTGCAGAATTGCAATTGGAGGGAGCTGATGGCAACAGGAACAGCAGCCTGGGTCGCAAACTCTCGCTCGGTCGGCGATCTGGACCTGGTCAGGACAGAAAACGTCCCGGCAAGAGCCCGCCGCGCGAGAGCCAGATCCTAGGAGAGGATTTGGAAGGTGAGAACACGgatgccgaagaagagggcaCCACTACGCCGCAGGTGAACTATATTTCGCCTGAAGAAGCTATGGCTGCAGTTAACAACACTTTGGGAACTCAAGATATCGGAATGGCACACACGAACAATAGTACTCACTCGCTCGCTGGTCCTCAAGGATCTACTTACATGTCCGTGCCAGGCTCACCAAACAACATGTCACGGGCCTCCTCTCCAATGCCAGGAACCCCGGGGCTGCCTCAATACCCATTCCAGTTCGCATTGGGTTCTGGCGGAAATACTCCTTTCACTCACTCCCGCAATGTGTCCATGCTTTCCTTGCCTTCAGTCGTGGCGGACCACAACCAGCCGGTTTTTGAGCTGCAAAAGGTTGATCCGACCTTTACAGACAGCACACGCCACTTCACGCGACGCTTCGAAGAGATCCTCAACAAcctgaacaagaagaacTCGATGACAGACTGCTGTATCGAGACGTACCTAATGAAGAGCGAGCGTAAATTCTACGACATGTACAACGATGCACAATTAAAGAAACAGCCCGATGATCGTGCAGTGTCTGATTCGAATTCAGACACTCAAGATAACCGCGCCTCGTACGCCACTGTCACTGGAGGTTCGGACTCGAATGATCCGGATGAGATTGATTTATGGCTCTCTCGACTGGGGTATAAGCGACCGATTGCTATTCAAAGATTCATGAGAAGGCGTCTTGGCAAATGGCCTGTCTACGCTCTATTCCTGGGTCTTGGACAAATCATCGCGACCAACTCCGCTCAAATGACCCTGTTGGTCGGTCAGGTAGGAGAAACAGCAACCAAGTTGTACATTATCGCCACGATCTACTGCATTTCCTCTATCTGTTGGTGGCTCCTCTTCTATCGATTCCCGTCAGTAATCGTCCTCACTCTCCCCTGGTTCATTTACTGCATGGCATTTATCATCATTGGCGTCTCTCCATTCGCTCTCACATCTCTCGGTCGAGCCTGGGCCCAGAACGTCGCTGCAGGTGTGTATTCCGCCGCATCATCTAGCGGCTCGTTATTCTTCGCCCTCAACTTCGGTGATCAGGGTGCCGTTCCTATAAAGGATTGGATGTTCCGCGCAAGTCTCATCCAGGGAATCCAGCAGCTCTACACCGTCGCCTTATGGTACTGGAGCTCGAAGGTGACCGAAGCAGAGGTGGGAGGCGTGTCCACCGCGGCTCTAAGCTCATGGAGACTCACAGCTGTGGTGATGCCCATCGCCGCAGTATGTTTCATAGTCGGCGTGCTTCTCGCGCTCGGCCTACCAAAATACTACCGCCAATCCCCCGGTAggatcctcttcttctacaCATCCCTCTTCCGCCGCCGTATTGtcctctggttcttcttcatggTAATAGTCCAGAACTGGTTCCTCTCCGCAGCATTTGGTCGCAATTGGTCATTCCTCTGGTCCTCCCAACACGCTAAGGCATGGGAGGTCGTCATCCTAgtcatctttttcttcgtcgtcctctGGGtaatcatcctcatcatatTCCGCGCCCTATCCAAGGAACACAGCTGGATTCTACCCGTCTTTGGTCTGAGTCTCGGCGCACCGCGCTGGGCCCAAACATGGTGGGGAACGTCCAACATAGGCTACTACCTGCCATGGGCGGGAAGTCTGACATCCGGTGCCCTCGTGTCGAGATGCgtctggctctggctcggtGTGCTTGACGAAATCCAGCAAGTCGGCCTGGGTATGATCCTCCTACAGACACTGACCAGAGTCCACGTGTGCTTCGTTCTGTTGGCCGCACAGGCTCTCGGATCCATCGCTACGATCTGCGCCCGTGGATTCGCGCCGAATAAGCTCGGGCCCGCGGGAATCTCGCCGAACGTGGGAACGTCTCTAGATACAGTTGGAAATGCGTGGTTCTGGATCGCGCttttcttccagcttctggCTAG